The window TATCTAACAGTTCTTAAAGTGCTCTACCTACCTATTTCGCCGCTCTCAATTCACAGTCACCTTTGTTCTTGAATGGTCACCCCTTCGCCATACATCTTTGCTAGGTTCTTCGTTTTATCATAGAGTTGTTTCATATTCCTTCCTCTTGCAGCTTTTTAGGCTATCGTTGCTACCTCTTCCATATGTTTTTGCCTGTCAGCTCTAATGCCTGTCTTCACTCTCTGGTTTGATTCTGCGTGTTCAGTTTGTGCATTAATTTCCTCTGTCCTTATTCGACTGTTATTGAGTGCTGTCTTCTTGTCCTTGTTTACTAGAGTCTTGTCCAGGGTtcccatagagatccattccttatgatgatgctgcTCACAACCTCTTAGCATGTTGAAAATAGTGGTTCTTTCATCCCTTTACATTCGTCCTCCTTAGTAGTTTCTTCtcctttcagtagatcctgtcagctcctctcctgattCTCATGTCTTCAATCTGatcttgatgaagttttgttctctgaactggatggtttagtcgtggagctttcatcgttattttggacgacatcatcagcacgaaATTCAGGGAGAAGTGAGttgttcgaatttctctacatgtggttcacagcttgtcctgtacaccttgAGAATGATTGGTTGTAGTTGACCTTAAACCTATCATTGTTTActcctttgttttggttgtatctcccactGGCTTGATTTCTGTTCCTATGCTTGTGCacaattttcctgattggttgataactTCGATCGATTTCAATTGCTGATTGATCTAAgagccaagcttctaaaaagtttctggtgtttttggaattgcCTCCATCCAATATCTCTACATTTTTTTCAGTCGAATGTATATTCACAGTTGTCCAcgtgcattgatataagtgaggacaTGTTATAGCGTTTGAATGTTAATTGATGCTCATGCAGGCGAAGACGAAGCGAGCATCCGTTTTGTccaatgtagtgtttttcgcagttggcacactgtattttgtagatgatgtctgatttgtcttcttttgttattttatcCTTTGGTTCGCATAGGATTGATTAATATGCCTTTTATGTATGATAGGGTTATctttttgttgatttctgtgcTTGACTTAGTTTCTGATGATGCATGCCGCCGgtgttttttgatgaagttgattgggtagcccgGGCATGAAATTAGTCACTCAAATGACCACAACTTAACCAAAAGAATTTAATTAGTGTCTTCGACATTTGTGGAAGCCCATTTTTCAATGATGCAATCAGTAACCTTTGATTTTTAGGTCTAAACGATTAAGTTCGCGCTGAATTCATTGCTAGTACTCAAGGATATTCGTTTTCAAAGGCTTCACTGATTCCCCTGCAGAGTGTGGAACGAAATACATTGTTAGACTTCACATGAATTGATCAGCTGATTCATGTTCCAGATACTTGGCAGGTACTGGTGCATTAGCTTTGGTTATGCTATAGCCCAATCATTTCTGAGGTGTATTTTAACATACATTAGTTTGTCTTGAAGGATCATCTTGACTAGGTATGATAAGTGGAAGTGCTTAAAATGATTTTCTTACTGGTAGCTCCCGAAATACCGCAGTCTGGAGCAGGTAGACTTTTCGTGAGTACCTAGTTAATCGATAGTATGTAACATCGAAAGACTGTATacgtttattatttaaacaaccGTCCTCTTGTTTAAACAATTTCATCATTGTTTAATTTGCTTACGGTCTGGTAATTCTGCACTCAAAGACTTTATCTACTTTTACCTGCGGGTCCTTGAATTTTGTAACAGTTATAAAGTTGATGTTTGTTTTGAGGGACTAGAAATGTTATGTTTGAGCATCAGAATGAGTGGGCTCTGGAGTCGTGAGTAATTCTTCTCAAGTCGATCTCGTGGTTGACGCGTTGTCGAGCATTCCAGTAGAACCGTTTTCAGTGGTCGATAGGGAAAGCTTTCCCCGAAACATTCTCAAATTTTCTAGACCCAGGATAGATAATCGGCAATCAATGATGAGGATTTGACAGATTAAGACTAAAGATTTATCGTCTCTAACAAGCAAATCACAACACTCGAGAATAGGAAGTTTATGACTTGTGATATTCTAGACGGGAACCTTAATAAGTTTAATTATAgcgtgtttgacaacgcttctatcagtaacacctaatatatttcgttcccacccagagaaatcaaaagacagagtcgaggagatcggaagagtatatttggcgatgaccaatatatcggaattctctgatctaatctggctagcgattgcggttgatgttgagcacggcgttaccacacgtgatctggtgcggatgcctgaccgagcgccttcagctagatgagtccactaaaacatatggtcagcatccaatgtcgaaaacttagagctatttattttggggatttatttaccgctacaagacTTAATGACTTCAGCTTTCCAACTGAAGTGATGAACATTATTCTGGCACTGTCAACAATAATGTCATGAAAATCACCACCGGACGAATACAATCGGTTTCGAATACGAAGTGATTTACTCGGTGTTGTGGATGAGGTTAGTATCTGATTGCTATAGTAACAGTGTTTAGTATTACTTGCGATGCAATGAACAATGGTTTCACAAACTGACTTGATGAGTCCCACTTTGCCACACTTGAGGCATTCAGCATGACGAAAGATACATGAATCACATGAATGAAATTTACCACAGGCCAAACATTTACCGTTCCTGTGCTCGCCTATGTAACCTGATTTGCTAAGTATTAGAAATGGTCACTGACTGAAAATCAAGGATTGGAGATTTATCGTCTCTAATCAGTAAATTACAGCACTTTTGAATAAGAAATAAACGACCCGTCAAACTGGAAATCGAAACTTGTTAGGTTTAATGATGGCATGAGGTAATAATAACTTCAAATTTTCAACTGGACTGACAGATTTGATACCTATCAGAATTGGGGTTTGTGGAGAATTTAGTAGTagtcgttgaattcatgagttgatctaagctagaccaccattgaaaatccgAAAGCCCTGGAGCGTGTAGGGTAAGACTATATCCTCAAAGTTCTATaaatctcaaccattaaaataggTTATTTGATATGTAGTCATTACTCCTGGGACTGAGAGTTAATTGTATACTGTATGTGAACGCGGGTCTTCAGATTTATCGGGATGGCGCCTTATAGGAGGAGCAAAAAGCCGCCACCCGAAGGATGGGAGTTGATCGAACCAACAATCGAAGAATTGAACAGGAAAATGCGTGAGGCTGAAACTGACCCTCATGAGGGAAAACGTAAGGTTGAGGCTGAATGGCCAATATTTCGCATTCATCATAAGAGGTCTCGGTTCATTTATGACTTGTATTACAAACGAAAAGCTATTTCTAAAGTAGGTCATACCCATTATCTTCTTAATAAATTCAGGAGCTGTATGAATTCTGCATCAAAGAGAAGATAGCCGACGCAAATCTGATCGCCAAATGGAAAAAGCAAGGATACGAAAACTTATGTTGTTTAAGGTGCATCCAATCTAGAGATACAAATTTTGGAACTAATTGCGTATGTCGAGTACCAAAGTCAAAGTTAGAAGAAGGTAAAGTTGTTGAGTGTCAAAGTTGCGGTTGCCGTGGCTGCTCTGGCTAATCAATGAGTCTGCATGTACGTACAACTTAACGTATTTGAATTTTGGTGTTAACTATTCACTTGGTTCtgtgtatatatattcaaaacatAACTGGCCTTCCTACATCAGCTCACTCTTCAACATGTGGACAGTATTTTTACACGGTTTCTTACCTGATAATAGATATATCAAATGAAGTCATTTAACGATATACAGTCTATCTTTTTTGAAGTTTGCTTACTATTCCCATTTGGTTTGTTAACTTATGGTTTGCTCTCAATGTATGTAATAAGTTCACATTGTTGCATTAAAAACAGAGGGTATAACGTCAGTTTTCTAATTTTTTAACTTCTAATATTAAAGGCGGTTGGCTAACGTCAAATTCCTTCATTAGTCCATTTAAAATGCCTAGTCATCATATGTTAGGTATTGCATATTTTGTTTGGGTGTTTTACTCACTATTTGAACTGCATAGACCTACATTATAAGTTGTTATACATGTACTCTTAGCACATTATAGGTCTCGAACTTTGAATTAAACCGGTGAGATTCTCGATCACTGACTTGAAGGGTTGTTGGGATATCTAGGTGAACTCATAATCGTATAACTCTTCTTTATATCCATTTGTAGCTCATACATCAGCTTCGTAAGCGAGTTATCCGTCGGGTCGCCTCAATCAATTCAGTGTCTAGTTAATCATTCTCACTTCTGTAACGAAATCGACATAGTTTATTATAATGGTTCGTAACTAGCAGTTTTTGGGTCATTAAAATCCCTGCCATGTGGTAGCAAAATGGTATACTTTGTCCTCATTCAAAACCGACgtatatttttttgaatatgGATATTTTCAACTATCATTAAAAAACGTTCCTTTATTATGATTTCAAATGGTCATACTGTTTACTTATCAGCAGGCCTAAATCTCTAGTTCTCAATTAAAATGCTTTCGCCAATCAGTCGTGAGGAAGCTTATACACTATCCCACTATTTATGCATAACAATTTCAGTTTGTGTTTGATTTACGACATAATTCTTGATTGataatctatttattcaaaatggcctCTAAACTAGAAAGCGTTGGGCATCGAGAGTTTATCTATTTTCATAATCGCACTTCAAAAACACTAGTAGTCAGAGACAGGTTTCATAACTACCGCAGCATTGTTCAATCTACTGTTATATTCTCTCATCCTTTGACTGTTAGTTACATCTCATTGTTGACAGATTTGTTTCCTTTATTTGTACCGAAATTTCCTCAGCTACTGAAACTTCAAAATGGATATTTATGAAGAATTAGAACAAAACTTAACTGGTTGTTTCATACTCTTGCCCACTGGTCTTTTTCGAGAGACGTGATTTGTGATTTTTCTCTGCAAACAGAAAAATTAATTCTATACCAAGATAATGAAGATACGTGGATTACCTCTAGTAACAAGATCTTAAATGTACTACCCATTATTCCTGTTCTAATTACCTTAGGTAACTGCTTGTAACCTGCATAGTAGTTCTGCGTAATTGATTTATCTTTGTACTATAAACCAATTATATTTAGATTTTCGGATATGATCCCAATCTTTTCTCATGACTTTACAATACACCCACGACCTGTTGagaaaccagcctgctcctcactAGTCAGTCATAGGTTTTAGATAATCTGCAGAGCATGATGGTAGCCAATTATTCGGAAGTATTTTTATCCCTTTATACCTGTCACATTGATGACTGGagccctttttaaagatgagAATGACAATCGCCTTATTCTATGTTGCTGAAACGCTTTCTCTCCGAACAACTCAGTTTCCGGTCTAGAAGTTTTCCAGTATCCTTAGGAAGAGCTAAGCGTTAGGTCATCTGGGCCTTGTGACTGGGCTTTGCAAGTTGAAGTTCCCATTGACGGGCCAGTGATCACTGGCCAGAAAAAAACATGGCAATCTGGTGGACGCTTTAGAGACGACAGAGCTGAAATGTCTCACGAGGTTCCTTTGAACGTTACGAAATCCCTTTGATGGATTAGTATCTCAACATGGATAAAAAATTTCCTTCGGTTTTACAAACTATCGTCATTTGTGTTGTTTGAGAGATAACCGTCGGgtgtttaaaagaaaataaaatcacAGGTTCAGTTTTTGATTACTTTATGTTTGTGAAATATAGAATAGAAGTCATGCGTAATATACCGTTTTTTGATCAACTGTGTCTTCCAGACTTTGGTCGTGTATCGCTGAATAGCGTAGTAAATAATTCTGTCGTTAGGTGTGGGGTACTAGGCAGTTGTTGTGAATTAGTTGGAGGCTGTGAATTCTGATCAACTGGGATGTGTTATATATGACCAACCACCGCCTACACCGGTTTGGAATGTTGGCTGGTTAATGTATAGAGGTGCCTCAAAAAAGATATGGTATCAAACCGATTATATTGTCTAGCAAACTACTTCCCTTTTGGTATTAAATTTGTCACTTACCATCATTTAGCAGTCAATGTATTCTTTCTACCACACTATATGCAACAGAACGATAAACAGCTGTTTGAATCCTACAAGTTAAGCTGTCTACTGAAATAGCTTTCTAACTGTGAACCCTTGCTTACAGTTATTATCGTTCGTACGTACGTTGAAGATTCGATGTTAGAAGATATTCTTTACAACTACTGCAGAAATTTGTTTAAGGGACATCACAACCAACCTGGCAAATTACTCGCTAAAGTTGGAAATTAAATTTCTTACTTGATAGGGTATTACAATTGTAtcattaatttatcattataaacaattgttagGAATGCGCAATCTCCGATTACAACTTACGAAAAGCAAATCAATATCGACTGGGTTTGTACTGCGTTACAGTAAATTATTCAGTGTGAACGCTGTCCATTTAATTTCAAGATATTTATGGTAACGATAATCACTCAGTTTGAATGTGCTAGTCATTTTTGTTGATCTATGACCGATAAACTTAATGCACTTGGATTGATTATACTGGGTTAATATAAAAAAGCTTCATCCACTAAACTGATGCTTTTACTCTAGTTAGTGGGGTAGGAAAAATTAAAGGATAGAAGGAATCTTCTTTACAATCGTGGCAATGAAATTATTAGCACAGCGTATAAACCTATCAAGGATTCACTGAATGCTCGCTTCAAATCTTGACAATAAAACTGTTGGAGAGAGGTAATGTTTTGATCATATCAAGATGCATTAATCATATCTATGGACTTTTACAGAGAATTTAACTGCAGAAAGAATGACGTGTTAAGTAAAGAGACGAGGGTGAAAACTAGATCTTACTTGACGTTATAGGCAACTTTCAAAGAGGAAACTAAGTAAAAAATTTCATACATTTTGTAAGTCCATAATTAAGAAAGCAAAATCTACCTAAATTAAGGTGTTTTGCTACATCTAATTATAATTTCGTTTGTATTGAGTTCTTTTATATGCCATTAAAAATAAGACCACAAACTTCGTTACTGTATTCATCATACGGCCGATAAACCAAAATAGTCGGAAGTATCTTTGCATTATCTAATCATTATATCAGTAAGATGCAAACCAAAGTGTATCGTAAATAATAAAcctcagtcagtaacaacgtagaacttcgtacttaCATACATCAGTTCTAGTAGCCATACAACATTAGAACAGAGATGCAATTGTCGatccaaatcccgtagtggtagagttagtaagagtataagcagtaatcgagaagggtttgaagatgttattcaaggagtataatccagtgaaataaatttagaaagagaaaaaaagggatgtgaagaattcagaagattaaagtttgggagaacacaaagagtggatgcacctgcgccattgcaaacgattttgagccatgtcattcagggtctcttaccatcggttgctatcatctagCGGTccctaaccaggtagtctacacctaccaacatga of the Schistosoma haematobium chromosome 4, whole genome shotgun sequence genome contains:
- the BUD31 gene encoding Component of the SF3b subcomplex of the U2 snRNP (EggNog:ENOG410V6N8~COG:K~BUSCO:EOG091G0PEI); amino-acid sequence: MAPYRRSKKPPPEGWELIEPTIEELNRKMREAETDPHEGKRKVEAEWPIFRIHHKRSRFIYDLYYKRKAISKELYEFCIKEKIADANLIAKWKKQGYENLCCLRCIQSRDTNFGTNCVCRVPKSKLEEGKVVECQSCGCRGCSG